A genomic segment from Actinomadura hallensis encodes:
- a CDS encoding helix-turn-helix domain-containing protein, translating to MTSPFVRRRRLATELRTLREQSGMTADDLAARIYRSRMTVSKLENARCRPDLRDIVKILKVLGVTGERFDALFKIACDAADRGWWDSYGDAMGPRQRMYADLESGAATIREYNQFTIPGTLQSPEFIRLMIELAQREGAVDFIPERLLEARLRRQEHALGPEGPRYEAIIDEVVIRRPTASPQVMLGQIRSLIDTATRHPRATVLILPVNADFTGRLLPKSAFSLYTFPDPADPPMAVVDTVSTDIVHTEHGELMRYNQRYEHLRQAALSGAATIGLLTDEADRLETMIGSS from the coding sequence GTGACCAGCCCGTTCGTCCGTCGGCGCCGCCTCGCCACCGAACTGCGGACCCTCCGCGAGCAGAGCGGAATGACCGCCGACGACCTGGCCGCCCGCATCTACCGGTCCCGCATGACCGTGTCCAAGCTGGAGAACGCCCGCTGCCGCCCCGACCTTCGCGACATCGTGAAGATCCTGAAGGTTCTCGGCGTCACCGGCGAGCGGTTCGACGCCCTCTTCAAGATCGCCTGCGACGCCGCCGACCGCGGCTGGTGGGACTCCTACGGCGACGCCATGGGCCCCCGCCAGCGCATGTACGCCGACCTGGAGTCCGGCGCCGCGACCATCCGCGAGTACAACCAGTTCACCATCCCCGGAACGCTGCAGAGCCCCGAATTCATTCGGCTCATGATCGAGCTTGCGCAGCGCGAAGGGGCGGTCGATTTCATCCCGGAGCGCCTCTTGGAGGCTCGCCTACGCCGTCAAGAGCACGCACTGGGACCGGAAGGCCCGCGGTACGAAGCCATCATCGATGAAGTCGTCATCCGCCGGCCGACGGCGTCGCCGCAGGTGATGCTCGGCCAGATACGCAGCTTGATCGATACGGCGACAAGGCACCCTCGGGCCACGGTGCTCATTCTTCCCGTGAATGCCGACTTCACTGGGCGCCTCCTGCCGAAGTCAGCATTTTCCCTTTACACCTTTCCTGACCCCGCAGACCCGCCGATGGCTGTGGTCGACACTGTGAGCACTGACATCGTGCACACCGAACATGGCGAGTTGATGCGGTATAACCAACGGTACGAACATCTTCGGCAGGCCGCGCTCTCCGGCGCCGCCACCATCGGTCTGCTGACGGATGAGGCCGACCGCCTTGAGACCATGATCGGATCCTCTTGA
- a CDS encoding DUF397 domain-containing protein — translation MSTRELRWRKSSYSEADGNCLEVAHSASGTIGVRDSKQGDASPILHFSPREWFAFTQTVRSLKR, via the coding sequence ATGAGCACACGGGAACTCCGCTGGCGGAAGTCCAGCTACAGCGAGGCCGATGGCAACTGCCTTGAGGTAGCGCACTCTGCCAGCGGAACCATCGGTGTCCGGGACAGCAAGCAAGGCGACGCGAGTCCCATTTTGCATTTCTCACCCCGCGAGTGGTTCGCATTCACCCAGACCGTCCGCTCCCTCAAGCGCTAG
- a CDS encoding endonuclease/exonuclease/phosphatase family protein, producing the protein MLRPRWFWPLAAAGALVLVSGFVVAEPARGDGTVRVMTYNVRGVNDPPPRDWRTRRKLVGHLLGRHDPDLLGVQEARWHQVRDLAEMLPDHRWIGLGTQGGTKDQILAIFYGKRFEVLDFDHFWLSDTPDAIGSRSWGNRYVRMVTWAKFRDRRTGAVLYQVNTHLDNGSPESRVRSARLILERVRGFQAGVPVVLTGDFNDAAGASPAYSILTGPDAFRDTWTTAQKRGRPYGTLGRWHPPRPGGRRLDWILARGRVRTSWTEIDPYRVGGLYASDHFPVIAHMRIG; encoded by the coding sequence ATGCTTCGGCCTCGGTGGTTCTGGCCTCTGGCGGCGGCCGGGGCGCTGGTGCTCGTCTCCGGGTTCGTGGTGGCCGAGCCCGCGCGGGGCGACGGGACCGTCCGGGTGATGACCTACAACGTGCGGGGCGTGAACGACCCGCCGCCGCGGGACTGGCGGACGCGGCGGAAGCTCGTCGGGCACCTCCTCGGCCGTCACGACCCGGACCTGCTGGGCGTCCAGGAGGCGCGGTGGCACCAGGTCCGCGACCTGGCGGAGATGCTGCCGGACCACCGGTGGATCGGGCTCGGCACCCAGGGCGGCACGAAGGACCAGATCCTGGCGATCTTCTACGGGAAGCGGTTCGAGGTGCTGGACTTCGACCACTTCTGGCTGTCCGACACCCCCGACGCCATCGGGTCGAGGAGCTGGGGCAACCGGTACGTGCGGATGGTGACGTGGGCGAAGTTCCGCGACCGCCGCACCGGCGCGGTCCTGTACCAGGTCAACACGCACCTCGACAACGGGTCGCCGGAGTCGCGGGTCAGGAGCGCCCGGCTGATCCTGGAACGCGTCCGCGGGTTCCAGGCGGGGGTCCCCGTGGTGCTGACCGGGGACTTCAACGACGCGGCCGGAGCGTCGCCCGCGTACTCGATCCTCACCGGGCCGGACGCCTTCCGGGACACGTGGACGACGGCGCAGAAGCGCGGGCGGCCGTACGGAACGCTGGGGCGCTGGCATCCGCCGAGGCCGGGCGGGAGACGGCTCGACTGGATCCTGGCGCGCGGCCGGGTCCGGACGTCCTGGACCGAGATCGACCCGTACCGGGTCGGCGGGCTCTACGCCTCCGACCACTTCCCGGTGATCGCGCACATGCGGATCGGCTGA
- a CDS encoding tetratricopeptide repeat protein has translation MTDSTEAAELYERALDLARQGRDEDARETFERAGDAGHPLAALELGDMHRRVQAHADALVWYRRAFDLGLAKAATRIGLTKEDEGDLDEAVAWYRTAADLDDPDGTYNLGILLRRAGDHDEADEVFARAADLGVPEAAYNLGQHHRRQGDLVKAEQCYRRAADMGLALGAFAVADLRYDEENVAEAEEWWARAADMGHHAAAFNIGVVRAERGDVDGAIRWFQRAADEHDHVGALRRLAEIFEERGDLDKAEEYADKADYHDPNVPRAEIVAMSWRGD, from the coding sequence ATGACTGATTCGACCGAGGCCGCAGAACTGTACGAGCGCGCGCTCGACCTCGCCCGCCAGGGCCGGGACGAGGACGCCCGCGAAACCTTCGAGAGGGCCGGCGACGCCGGCCACCCGCTCGCCGCGCTGGAGCTGGGCGACATGCACAGACGCGTCCAGGCCCACGCCGATGCCCTGGTCTGGTACCGGCGAGCGTTCGACCTGGGGCTCGCCAAGGCCGCCACCAGGATCGGCCTGACCAAGGAGGACGAGGGCGACCTCGACGAGGCCGTCGCCTGGTACCGCACGGCCGCCGACCTGGACGACCCCGACGGCACCTACAACCTGGGCATCCTCCTCCGCCGCGCCGGCGACCACGACGAGGCGGACGAGGTCTTCGCCCGCGCCGCCGACCTCGGCGTCCCCGAGGCCGCCTACAACCTCGGCCAGCACCACAGGCGCCAGGGCGACCTCGTCAAGGCCGAGCAGTGCTACCGCCGCGCGGCGGACATGGGGCTCGCCCTGGGCGCCTTCGCCGTGGCCGATCTCCGCTACGACGAGGAGAACGTCGCCGAGGCCGAGGAGTGGTGGGCCCGCGCGGCCGACATGGGGCACCACGCCGCCGCCTTCAACATCGGTGTCGTCCGGGCCGAGCGGGGCGACGTGGACGGCGCAATACGCTGGTTCCAGCGCGCGGCGGACGAGCACGACCACGTGGGCGCCCTGCGCCGGCTCGCCGAGATCTTCGAGGAGCGCGGGGACCTCGACAAGGCCGAGGAATACGCCGACAAGGCCGACTACCACGATCCGAACGTGCCCCGCGCCGAGATCGTCGCCATGTCCTGGCGGGGAGACTGA
- a CDS encoding ABC transporter substrate-binding protein: MKKLIRATVVGLAAVLTLSACGGSDSDNPLEGGGASGAITVGGANFPESNLLAEIYAQALEAKDLEVTRKFNIGAREVYYDQVVKGGISVMPEYNGALLTTSVDENSKAATTEEINAELKAKLPPSVEILDSAEAEDKDSVTVNPQTAAKYDLKSIADLKGVAKELVIAGPSEFETRQQGLKGLKEAYGIEFKEFRPFDAGAQSTLVKLLTENKVQAADLFTTDPTIQQNKLVVLEDPENVFSAQNVTPLVHKESVNDTARQALNGVSAKLTTQDLLDMMKRIVIDKDDQEKVAEEWLKKAGLN; this comes from the coding sequence ATGAAGAAACTCATCCGTGCCACGGTCGTCGGACTGGCGGCGGTCCTGACCCTGTCCGCCTGCGGCGGCAGCGACTCCGACAACCCCCTGGAAGGCGGCGGAGCGAGCGGCGCCATCACCGTCGGCGGCGCCAACTTCCCCGAGAGCAACCTGCTCGCCGAGATCTACGCCCAGGCCCTGGAGGCGAAGGACCTCGAGGTCACCCGCAAGTTCAACATCGGCGCCCGCGAGGTCTACTACGACCAGGTCGTCAAGGGCGGCATCAGCGTCATGCCCGAGTACAACGGCGCGCTGCTGACCACGTCCGTCGACGAGAACAGCAAGGCCGCGACCACCGAGGAGATCAACGCCGAGCTGAAGGCCAAGCTGCCCCCGTCGGTCGAGATCCTCGACTCCGCGGAGGCCGAGGACAAGGACTCGGTCACCGTCAACCCGCAGACGGCGGCCAAGTACGACCTGAAGTCGATCGCCGACCTGAAGGGCGTCGCGAAGGAGCTGGTCATCGCCGGGCCGTCGGAGTTCGAGACCCGCCAGCAGGGCCTCAAGGGCCTCAAGGAGGCCTACGGCATCGAGTTCAAGGAGTTCCGGCCGTTCGACGCCGGCGCCCAGTCGACCCTGGTGAAGCTCCTCACCGAGAACAAGGTGCAGGCCGCCGACCTGTTCACGACCGACCCCACCATCCAGCAGAACAAGCTGGTCGTCCTCGAAGACCCGGAGAACGTCTTCAGCGCCCAGAACGTCACGCCGCTCGTCCACAAGGAGTCGGTGAACGACACGGCGCGGCAGGCCCTCAACGGCGTGTCCGCCAAGCTCACCACCCAGGACCTCCTGGACATGATGAAGCGCATCGTCATCGACAAGGACGACCAGGAGAAGGTCGCAGAGGAGTGGCTGAAGAAGGCCGGCCTCAACTGA